The proteins below come from a single Candidatus Cloacimonadota bacterium genomic window:
- a CDS encoding HEPN domain-containing protein has product MKEKTDLVNEWFHKAENDLGIVELAIKNDVAFTDVICYHCQQAAEKYLKGCLTAYEISYKKSHDIFYLLELLSDKVDILSKYFDYASTLNSYAIEMRYPDDMYEPSKEEALEAKNMAFEIKLIVVNILKR; this is encoded by the coding sequence ATGAAAGAGAAAACTGATCTTGTAAATGAGTGGTTTCACAAAGCTGAAAATGACTTAGGTATTGTTGAACTTGCCATAAAGAACGATGTTGCTTTTACAGATGTTATCTGTTATCATTGCCAACAAGCTGCTGAAAAATATTTGAAAGGGTGCTTAACAGCATATGAGATTTCTTACAAGAAATCCCATGATATTTTTTACTTGTTGGAACTTTTGAGTGATAAAGTAGATATCTTATCAAAGTATTTCGATTATGCTTCAACTTTAAATAGTTATGCTATTGAAATGAGATACCCGGATGATATGTATGAACCTTCCAAAGAAGAAGCTTTGGAAGCTAAAAATATGGCTTTCGAAATCAAGTTAATTGTTGTGAATATTTTAAAAAGATAG
- a CDS encoding helix-hairpin-helix domain-containing protein: protein MKSKIIFCSIFLFFIGILAAEDAEEKIFSLEEETYHSTELSDILQKLKQNPLNINTASKNDLLQLPWLSEQDIDLIISFREKTEIISSKQLAEIGIDEITISDISDYIIFAAKEKVKIQNQTRVEFNEAKEDYPSTAKYFQRTKAEYGKFQAGFLSQKDEGETDPVDFYSYYMQYQNSGFLQNLVLGKFRIALGQGLVFAPKLGMSKSAAATSVPVKRYNSIKPYTSSFEIWDLQGIAGELKLSKFRIIPFVSVNDFSANLDSTKAITSFNETGFHFDESKKNNVQEKLFGTAIQYEKESFEIGTGFSRFNFDHDFADSSNSGYSAGNLYFMINNNGYPIFAEAALIDDKFGALAGMKFGENKLRQLLVFRWYQKDIPTWHGNAFSSQSNFDNETGLYYGITIIPAKRNKINAYFDVWSFPKTRYFEKMPTVGSEQFLQWESHFSTQSIRLTLQHKFKEKYISLDEAKIRDYERTLIRFDWWQKLHDFTFKTRGEFVSEYLAEEKVYTSGFLFYEQLKLKLEKLELIGQLTFYKSDTSPFKVKHYVYENNVDGIMQNSVVSGDGINSYLLAKYHISSNFEIQMKISDVWQQPEKLRAFAQIICNW, encoded by the coding sequence ATGAAATCTAAAATTATATTTTGCTCCATATTTCTCTTTTTTATTGGTATTTTGGCAGCCGAAGATGCCGAAGAAAAGATCTTCAGTTTGGAAGAAGAAACCTATCATTCCACCGAACTTAGCGATATTCTGCAGAAACTTAAGCAAAATCCACTCAACATCAACACAGCATCCAAAAATGATCTGCTGCAATTACCCTGGCTTTCAGAACAGGATATTGATCTGATAATTTCTTTTCGGGAAAAAACTGAAATAATAAGTTCAAAACAACTGGCAGAAATTGGTATCGATGAGATCACGATTTCCGATATCAGTGATTACATCATTTTTGCAGCCAAAGAAAAGGTGAAAATTCAAAATCAAACCCGAGTCGAATTCAATGAAGCAAAAGAAGATTATCCTTCAACAGCCAAATATTTTCAGCGAACAAAAGCCGAATACGGAAAATTTCAGGCTGGATTTCTATCTCAAAAAGATGAAGGTGAAACCGATCCAGTTGATTTTTACAGCTATTATATGCAGTACCAAAATTCTGGATTTCTTCAGAATCTTGTTTTAGGAAAATTTCGCATTGCTCTGGGACAGGGTTTGGTTTTTGCACCCAAGTTGGGAATGAGTAAAAGTGCTGCTGCTACCTCGGTTCCGGTAAAACGATACAACTCGATAAAACCTTATACAAGTTCTTTTGAGATCTGGGATCTACAGGGAATTGCCGGAGAACTGAAATTATCCAAATTCCGAATTATTCCATTTGTTTCCGTTAATGATTTCAGTGCAAATCTCGACTCTACAAAAGCGATCACTTCATTCAATGAAACCGGTTTTCATTTTGACGAATCCAAGAAGAATAATGTACAGGAAAAACTGTTTGGAACAGCAATTCAATATGAAAAAGAATCCTTTGAAATTGGAACGGGATTTTCTCGTTTCAATTTTGATCACGACTTTGCTGATAGTTCGAATTCCGGATATTCTGCTGGAAATCTTTATTTCATGATCAATAACAACGGCTATCCGATATTTGCTGAAGCTGCATTGATCGACGATAAATTTGGTGCTTTGGCTGGAATGAAATTCGGAGAAAATAAGCTGCGCCAGCTTCTGGTTTTCCGCTGGTACCAGAAAGATATTCCAACCTGGCATGGAAATGCTTTTTCCAGTCAAAGCAATTTTGATAACGAAACCGGACTTTATTATGGAATCACGATAATTCCTGCCAAACGAAACAAGATCAATGCTTATTTTGATGTCTGGAGTTTTCCCAAAACCAGGTATTTTGAGAAAATGCCGACAGTAGGTAGCGAACAATTTCTGCAGTGGGAATCGCATTTTTCTACGCAATCTATCCGCTTGACTTTGCAGCACAAATTCAAAGAAAAATATATCAGCCTGGATGAAGCAAAAATTCGAGATTACGAGCGAACTTTAATCAGATTTGACTGGTGGCAAAAATTGCATGATTTTACATTCAAAACTCGCGGAGAATTCGTTTCGGAATACCTGGCAGAAGAAAAAGTTTACACCAGCGGATTTCTGTTTTATGAACAGCTGAAATTGAAATTGGAAAAACTGGAACTGATCGGTCAGTTAACATTCTACAAATCGGATACTTCACCTTTCAAAGTTAAACATTACGTTTATGAAAACAATGTGGATGGAATCATGCAGAACAGCGTGGTATCGGGTGATGGAATCAATTCGTATTTACTGGCGAAATATCATATTTCCAGCAATTTTGAAATTCAAATGAAAATTTCTGATGTGTGGCAACAACCAGAAAAACTTCGAGCTTTCGCTCAGATTATTTGTAATTGGTAA
- a CDS encoding nucleotidyltransferase domain-containing protein has product MLNEKLIQEIVKRIVENHNPEKLLIYGSQANGDTNKDSDIDLLVIKNSDLPRYKRSRKIRFLLKGLKLPFDIIEYTPEEIEKWKNVKNSFIYNVFHSSKVLYEREN; this is encoded by the coding sequence ATGCTAAATGAAAAATTGATTCAAGAAATTGTTAAACGCATTGTTGAGAATCATAATCCTGAAAAGTTGTTAATCTATGGCTCACAGGCAAATGGAGATACCAATAAAGATAGCGATATAGATTTACTCGTAATAAAAAACAGCGACCTTCCCAGATATAAAAGAAGTAGAAAAATTCGATTCTTATTGAAAGGTTTAAAACTACCGTTTGACATTATTGAATACACTCCCGAAGAAATTGAAAAATGGAAAAATGTTAAGAATTCATTCATCTACAATGTTTTTCATTCCAGCAAGGTTTTGTATGAAAGAGAAAACTGA
- the tadA gene encoding Flp pilus assembly complex ATPase component TadA: MGLTFQKELNSQISEYLVGVDKLKLIDKLLTENEAWRKEAFLHVRKLLYHMVKKKASDMDFGGYRANKRIWYRTFGTKKPEMEVPAYGVNETNILALAIISEAQKEILFEKRSIDFAFTLVISENEPIVRYRGNVYMERNELAVNFRMINQKLFPLSSLQLPDPIVKRLDLQHEKSGLFLVTGITGSGKSSTLDTIVDMNNHNNEAQMIILGNPIEFIHQSDKCIISHREVGADVLSFNRGCIEALRQDPDIIVVGEMRDPQTIATVLEVTDSGHKVFSTLHTSSTVDSIHRMIAEFPPDEQERIRYRLADVLKVVISQKLVPNKKGSVTLAKEILAVDSSVQAAIRNGNIAEIFQMITEGKDKGMYTMQQDLYRLYRSGIIEAKTAMSFANNKKVMANLLKFQKN, from the coding sequence ATGGGTTTAACATTTCAAAAAGAGCTGAATTCTCAGATCTCTGAATACCTGGTAGGAGTGGATAAACTTAAGCTTATCGATAAACTTTTAACTGAAAATGAAGCCTGGCGCAAAGAAGCTTTTCTGCACGTTCGAAAACTGCTTTATCACATGGTTAAGAAAAAAGCTTCCGATATGGATTTTGGCGGATATAGAGCCAACAAACGCATCTGGTATCGAACTTTTGGTACCAAAAAACCGGAAATGGAAGTTCCTGCTTATGGTGTGAACGAAACAAACATACTGGCCTTGGCAATAATATCCGAAGCGCAAAAAGAAATTCTGTTTGAAAAGCGCAGTATCGACTTTGCGTTTACTTTGGTGATAAGTGAAAATGAACCAATCGTACGTTATCGTGGCAATGTGTATATGGAACGAAATGAACTCGCAGTAAACTTTCGAATGATAAATCAGAAACTCTTTCCACTCAGCTCATTGCAATTACCTGATCCAATCGTGAAGCGGTTAGATTTGCAGCATGAAAAATCTGGTTTATTCCTTGTAACAGGTATAACCGGTTCAGGAAAAAGTTCAACTCTGGATACGATTGTAGACATGAATAATCACAATAATGAAGCCCAGATGATTATTCTGGGAAATCCTATTGAGTTTATACATCAATCGGATAAATGTATTATCAGTCATCGCGAAGTGGGAGCTGATGTTCTCAGTTTCAATCGAGGTTGTATCGAAGCTCTGCGACAAGACCCGGATATTATCGTGGTGGGAGAGATGCGAGACCCGCAAACTATAGCAACTGTTTTGGAAGTTACCGATAGTGGGCATAAAGTTTTTTCTACTTTGCATACCAGTTCTACAGTTGACAGTATTCACAGAATGATAGCCGAATTTCCTCCTGATGAACAGGAAAGAATCAGGTACCGTCTGGCAGATGTGCTGAAAGTAGTGATCTCTCAGAAACTCGTTCCCAATAAAAAGGGAAGTGTTACACTGGCGAAGGAAATTTTAGCTGTGGATTCTTCGGTGCAGGCAGCTATCAGAAATGGTAATATTGCCGAAATTTTCCAGATGATCACCGAAGGTAAAGACAAGGGAATGTACACCATGCAACAGGATCTTTATCGTTTGTATCGCTCGGGAATCATTGAAGCCAAAACAGCGATGAGTTTTGCCAATAATAAGAAGGTAATGGCGAATTTATTGAAGTTTCAGAAGAACTAA
- a CDS encoding phosphohydrolase yields the protein MRKSVIELKFEEKIRMRLSGKPLEVFEYLVSNPEIQALQEYANIVSIKRLGFNDHGPVHMRKAALNSILMFDLLKKAKIKLNLEKEGVGCAEDSKISVMTAALLHDIGMTVSRDKHEFMSVNLGIPIINTMLEQFYHSDIVKKVILRSTILECIFGHMATQSINTLEAGLVLIGDGCDLEQGRARITTMLSDKPRVGDIHKYSSTGIDKVHISEGDKRPIKIRVDMSESVGFFQVEEVLFPKIASSPVKKYIELHAGVKKKEYKKYL from the coding sequence TTGAGAAAATCTGTTATTGAACTAAAATTTGAAGAAAAAATCAGAATGCGTTTGAGTGGAAAACCTTTGGAAGTGTTTGAATATCTGGTATCAAATCCTGAGATACAGGCTTTACAAGAATATGCAAATATTGTTTCAATCAAACGTTTGGGATTCAATGATCATGGTCCTGTCCACATGAGAAAAGCTGCTCTGAATTCCATTCTGATGTTCGATCTTCTGAAAAAAGCAAAAATCAAATTGAATTTGGAAAAAGAAGGTGTGGGATGTGCAGAAGACAGTAAAATTTCGGTAATGACAGCAGCTCTTCTGCATGACATCGGTATGACTGTAAGCAGAGATAAACATGAATTTATGAGTGTAAATCTGGGAATTCCAATCATCAACACTATGCTTGAACAATTTTATCACAGCGATATAGTCAAAAAAGTAATTTTACGTTCCACGATTTTAGAATGCATTTTTGGACACATGGCAACCCAGAGCATCAATACTTTGGAAGCCGGTTTAGTTCTTATCGGTGACGGCTGCGACCTGGAACAGGGAAGAGCACGCATCACAACAATGCTATCCGATAAACCGCGTGTGGGAGATATCCATAAATATTCATCTACAGGAATAGATAAGGTTCATATTTCGGAAGGAGATAAACGACCGATAAAAATAAGAGTTGATATGAGTGAATCTGTTGGTTTTTTTCAGGTGGAAGAAGTTCTATTTCCCAAAATTGCTTCCAGTCCGGTAAAAAAATACATAGAATTACATGCTGGTGTGAAAAAGAAAGAATACAAAAAATATTTATAA